In Lentibacillus amyloliquefaciens, one DNA window encodes the following:
- a CDS encoding DegV family protein, producing MHIELMTDGGADIPKRLIDEADIKVVPLYLHFKGQEYKAGVDIDLETFYQKMAEADELPRSAAPSPNDFYEAYKQADPEKPIIMLSLSKGLSGTYDNAVMGKNMLLEEEPERPIEIINSKTASCGLALLLHEAKTKIDENYSFTQLVDHLHERTEQTSTLFVLKTLENLIRGGRLDRVKGTIAKTLNIKPLMQASDEGTIEVTEKVRGEKKSIRRFIEQIGEYTKNFEDKVIAMSHCNAEGRAGKVLAEIKEKYPFKDAYLIEMGPLIATYAGEGGLVISFFND from the coding sequence ATGCATATAGAATTAATGACCGATGGCGGGGCGGATATCCCGAAGCGCTTGATTGATGAAGCTGATATAAAAGTCGTTCCACTCTATCTGCATTTCAAAGGGCAGGAATACAAAGCAGGTGTCGATATTGACCTGGAAACCTTTTATCAAAAAATGGCTGAAGCAGATGAACTGCCGCGATCTGCAGCGCCAAGCCCGAATGACTTTTATGAAGCTTACAAACAGGCTGATCCCGAAAAACCGATTATCATGCTTTCCCTTTCAAAAGGCTTAAGCGGAACATACGACAATGCTGTCATGGGGAAAAATATGCTGCTTGAGGAAGAACCGGAGAGACCGATCGAAATCATTAACTCCAAAACCGCCTCATGCGGACTTGCTCTCTTGCTGCACGAAGCAAAAACCAAAATTGATGAAAACTATTCGTTTACACAACTGGTTGATCATTTGCATGAACGCACTGAACAAACCAGTACATTGTTCGTCCTTAAAACGTTGGAAAACCTTATTCGCGGCGGAAGGCTTGACCGTGTCAAAGGAACAATCGCCAAAACACTGAACATCAAACCGCTTATGCAGGCAAGTGACGAAGGAACAATCGAAGTAACGGAAAAAGTTCGCGGCGAAAAAAAATCAATCAGACGCTTCATCGAGCAAATCGGAGAATACACCAAAAATTTCGAGGACAAAGTTATTGCCATGTCACATTGTAATGCAGAAGGACGTGCCGGCAAAGTGCTTGCGGAGATTAAGGAAAAGTATCCATTCAAAGATGCTTATCTCATTGAAATGGGACCATTGATAGCTACTTATGCCGGAGAAGGCGGTTTGGTCATTTCCTTTTTCAATGATTAA
- a CDS encoding alpha/beta hydrolase: MTGCLIIHGYTGSPYEVGPLAEYLREHTDWLIDVPTLPGHGSELSLENVSHKNWLEAAEHSLQQLKMKTDNVYLIGFSMGGMIAAYLASKYNVDKLVLLAASGKYLSIRQIMRDVKGVLSDGIKGKIKENNLYLHYKRKWGTVPLKANIEFLKLVRFTRRYLDKVKAPVMIAHGQQDMMVPYKTGYYLEKEMTSDQKEVVFFEKSRHLICLGEDNVTLNRLVYEFLTK, from the coding sequence ATGACGGGATGTTTGATCATCCATGGATATACCGGAAGCCCGTATGAAGTTGGTCCCCTGGCAGAGTATCTGAGAGAGCATACAGACTGGCTTATTGATGTGCCGACATTGCCGGGACATGGCAGCGAACTTTCTCTGGAGAATGTGTCACATAAAAATTGGCTGGAGGCAGCAGAACATTCACTGCAACAGCTAAAAATGAAAACCGATAACGTGTATTTGATCGGCTTTTCAATGGGCGGAATGATTGCTGCTTATCTGGCCTCCAAATACAATGTGGATAAATTGGTATTGCTCGCAGCATCAGGAAAATATTTATCGATCCGGCAAATTATGCGGGATGTTAAAGGTGTTCTTTCTGATGGAATTAAAGGCAAGATTAAGGAGAATAACCTGTATCTTCACTATAAGCGCAAGTGGGGGACTGTCCCTCTTAAAGCAAATATTGAATTCCTTAAATTGGTCAGGTTTACCCGAAGATATTTAGACAAGGTAAAGGCACCTGTGATGATAGCCCACGGACAACAGGACATGATGGTTCCATATAAAACCGGGTATTATCTCGAGAAAGAAATGACGTCCGATCAGAAGGAAGTCGTCTTTTTTGAAAAATCCCGTCATCTGATTTGTCTGGGCGAGGATAATGTGACACTGAACAGGCTGGTTTATGAATTTTTAACCAAATAA
- a CDS encoding YppG family protein — MEKSGPFLPSFKNYSTHSPAGSQPINTSYHAHYPTAFEVFAKPKQPMYGPYTYGYEAFSQPSSNKQLKSYFQDHNGQLDLEKMLSTAGQVANTVKQISPVVKDVSQLMKQL, encoded by the coding sequence ATGGAAAAATCCGGCCCTTTTTTGCCCTCTTTTAAAAATTACTCAACGCACAGCCCCGCTGGAAGCCAACCGATAAATACAAGCTATCACGCTCATTATCCAACAGCTTTTGAAGTGTTTGCCAAACCAAAACAGCCAATGTATGGACCATATACTTATGGTTATGAAGCATTTTCCCAACCATCAAGCAACAAACAACTCAAAAGTTATTTTCAGGATCATAATGGTCAACTTGATCTTGAAAAAATGCTTTCAACAGCTGGTCAGGTAGCGAACACGGTTAAGCAGATTTCCCCGGTTGTTAAAGATGTCAGTCAACTCATGAAGCAGTTGTAG
- a CDS encoding glutaredoxin family protein, whose amino-acid sequence MSDQEVIVYTSENSEQCQSLLGKLNQWDIDYKQRNVTENREYLNELQEEGIYGTPATFVNKKVVLGNQVNKIKHALGMMDNYQSYSSFSK is encoded by the coding sequence GTGAGTGATCAGGAAGTAATCGTATACACCAGCGAAAATAGCGAACAGTGTCAGAGTTTACTGGGAAAACTAAACCAATGGGATATAGACTATAAACAAAGAAATGTAACAGAAAACAGGGAATACTTGAATGAACTTCAGGAAGAGGGCATATATGGAACACCCGCGACCTTTGTCAATAAAAAAGTTGTCTTAGGTAATCAAGTCAATAAAATTAAACATGCGCTTGGCATGATGGATAATTACCAATCATATAGTTCATTCAGCAAATAA
- a CDS encoding YegS/Rv2252/BmrU family lipid kinase, with protein sequence MKYEHGLFIYNGTAGNEHTEQKLSQTLPVLAKAIKKLTVIQTETIEEAKATFEAYAEDVDIMILLGGDGTLHECVNTIAPLGKRPVVAILPGGTCNDFSRALGMPQNLTQAARAIANGEVTDVDVGKTDGRYFLNFWGVGLVSDTSLNIDEDQKKNLGVLSYFMSTLRTVNQATPFKYKIDADNKQHEGEGVLILVLNGRFIGTRELPLPTVSLDDGKLDVLVIKNSTLASFRELLSMNNPETNSQQLTELTHFQATSIKVSTSEEKAIDMDGEIDGTTPDEITILPHHIPMVKNPSGV encoded by the coding sequence TTGAAATACGAGCATGGCTTATTCATTTATAACGGGACCGCCGGCAATGAACATACCGAACAAAAGCTCTCCCAGACACTGCCGGTTCTTGCTAAAGCAATCAAGAAGCTAACTGTGATTCAGACCGAAACCATTGAGGAAGCAAAAGCAACATTTGAAGCGTACGCCGAAGATGTAGACATCATGATTCTCCTCGGTGGAGACGGAACGTTGCACGAGTGTGTTAACACTATAGCTCCTTTGGGTAAGCGTCCGGTTGTTGCTATTTTGCCCGGAGGCACATGTAATGATTTCAGCAGGGCATTAGGTATGCCGCAAAACTTGACCCAGGCAGCCCGTGCTATTGCTAACGGTGAAGTGACAGATGTTGATGTCGGTAAAACGGATGGCAGGTACTTCTTGAATTTTTGGGGAGTTGGTCTTGTCTCAGACACGTCATTAAATATTGATGAAGACCAAAAGAAAAACCTTGGTGTTTTAAGTTATTTCATGAGTACGTTACGAACGGTAAACCAGGCAACACCTTTTAAATATAAAATTGATGCCGATAATAAACAGCATGAAGGTGAAGGCGTATTAATCCTTGTGTTGAATGGACGGTTTATTGGGACACGGGAACTGCCGCTGCCAACTGTGTCCCTTGATGATGGAAAGCTGGACGTTCTCGTCATTAAGAATTCCACTTTGGCTTCGTTCCGTGAATTACTGTCAATGAATAATCCTGAAACGAATTCACAGCAGTTGACGGAACTCACCCATTTTCAGGCGACGTCGATTAAGGTTTCAACTTCTGAAGAGAAGGCCATTGATATGGATGGAGAAATCGATGGCACAACACCGGATGAGATAACTATTTTGCCGCATCACATCCCGATGGTTAAAAATCCATCCGGCGTGTGA
- a CDS encoding PepSY domain-containing protein gives MKKKIGIVLAVVLGVSALGLGVIQSSATEAAPKMDRKEIKETISAQYPGEITELELDKEGTRTVYEAEIEDNGKEYDIKLDGDTGEVLELDEKVAANNSNGQNKATNNENNAGQNESSQNNANKNADADGDDTNRNNDQKTRQNNDDNNNNSDDKNDDRMELKQNDNKDNNTNNNKSSKSAVISTAQAEKIAKNEFNGSIIKLELDEDDGRLVYEIEMKSKNNEADIEIDAYTGEIVVMEIDDNDDDDDRDDDRDNDDDDDERE, from the coding sequence ATGAAAAAGAAGATTGGAATTGTGTTGGCTGTTGTTCTTGGGGTTTCTGCTCTTGGATTAGGTGTCATTCAGTCAAGTGCCACTGAAGCTGCACCTAAAATGGACCGGAAAGAAATCAAAGAGACCATCTCAGCTCAGTATCCTGGAGAGATAACCGAGCTGGAATTGGATAAAGAAGGAACCCGTACTGTATATGAAGCAGAAATAGAAGATAACGGAAAAGAATACGACATTAAATTGGATGGAGACACCGGCGAGGTTTTAGAACTGGATGAAAAAGTTGCTGCCAATAACAGCAATGGCCAAAATAAGGCGACTAATAATGAGAATAACGCCGGTCAAAATGAAAGCTCTCAAAATAATGCCAATAAAAACGCGGATGCTGACGGAGATGACACGAACCGGAATAACGATCAAAAAACACGTCAAAACAATGATGACAATAACAATAATTCAGACGATAAGAATGACGACCGAATGGAATTGAAGCAAAACGATAATAAAGATAATAACACTAATAATAACAAGTCATCAAAATCAGCTGTCATTAGTACAGCACAGGCAGAAAAAATTGCAAAAAATGAGTTCAATGGCTCGATAATTAAGCTGGAATTGGATGAAGATGATGGCCGTTTGGTTTATGAAATCGAAATGAAATCGAAGAATAATGAAGCTGATATTGAAATTGATGCTTATACAGGTGAAATCGTAGTCATGGAAATCGATGATAACGACGATGACGACGACCGCGATGATGACCGTGATAACGACGATGACGATGATGAACGTGAATAA
- a CDS encoding HAMP domain-containing sensor histidine kinase, whose protein sequence is MKLSVKIRLFSSLFMLVLILLVNTSIYYLFDSRSLEQELDDLNTQANEIISTLNENPSISQNEMLDAFLPTDGMIRVIDENDSHIVEVMKADYRELPGSYVSSESRSIISMDNQPDFATVAKPVIWENGDVVTLQIYKQLTGHTSTMETLFFVLVVASLIMLIPTIVAGVFLSRFITRPVQELTAAMKENTTYGSWKKISAEDQSKDELYEMKVTFNRMIDYLRENFEKQEMFVSDASHELKTPISIVKSYSQLMKRRGADNPELLEESTEAIESQADRMQKLVEQMLLLAKNKNQEVYEPFNLIELGRFTAETFSGAYAREIVFHASAEMIQINGSYDQLEQVLYILMDNAVKYSEEAVTLSIRKNGRYAEVAVKDNGPGISEADQEKIFDRFYRVDKSRSRETGGTGLGLSIAKVIAEAHGGTLSVSSTVGKGSVLTLILPLYLEN, encoded by the coding sequence ATGAAACTTTCTGTGAAAATCAGGCTGTTTTCCAGCTTATTCATGCTTGTATTGATTTTGCTGGTCAATACATCCATTTATTATTTATTCGATAGCCGGTCACTGGAACAGGAGCTTGACGATTTGAACACACAGGCAAATGAAATCATTTCAACCTTGAATGAGAATCCAAGTATATCACAAAATGAAATGCTTGATGCTTTTCTGCCGACAGACGGCATGATCAGGGTTATTGACGAAAATGACTCCCATATTGTTGAAGTGATGAAAGCTGATTATAGAGAACTTCCGGGAAGCTATGTGTCTTCAGAATCAAGGTCGATTATTTCCATGGATAATCAGCCTGACTTTGCGACTGTTGCTAAACCTGTTATCTGGGAAAATGGTGATGTGGTGACTTTGCAGATCTATAAGCAACTGACGGGTCACACATCAACAATGGAAACATTGTTTTTCGTGTTGGTAGTGGCATCACTGATTATGTTGATTCCAACAATAGTGGCTGGTGTCTTTTTATCCAGATTCATAACAAGACCAGTCCAGGAACTGACCGCAGCCATGAAGGAAAATACCACCTATGGCAGCTGGAAGAAAATCAGTGCGGAAGATCAGTCGAAAGATGAATTATATGAAATGAAAGTAACATTCAACCGGATGATCGATTATTTGAGAGAGAACTTTGAGAAGCAGGAAATGTTTGTCTCTGATGCTTCCCATGAGCTGAAAACACCAATTTCGATTGTCAAAAGCTACTCCCAGCTCATGAAACGGCGCGGAGCTGATAATCCGGAGTTATTGGAAGAATCAACGGAAGCGATCGAATCCCAGGCAGACCGGATGCAGAAACTTGTGGAACAGATGCTGCTGCTCGCTAAAAACAAAAATCAGGAAGTTTATGAACCATTCAATCTTATCGAACTTGGCCGTTTCACAGCAGAAACATTCAGTGGGGCTTACGCGCGGGAGATTGTATTTCATGCATCTGCGGAGATGATTCAAATCAACGGAAGCTACGATCAGCTGGAACAGGTGCTGTATATTCTAATGGACAATGCTGTTAAGTACAGCGAAGAGGCCGTCACCTTATCAATCCGGAAAAATGGGCGGTACGCTGAAGTGGCGGTTAAAGATAATGGCCCGGGTATTTCTGAAGCAGATCAGGAAAAAATATTCGATCGCTTTTACCGGGTTGATAAATCAAGAAGCAGGGAGACGGGCGGCACCGGTCTCGGTCTATCCATCGCCAAAGTCATAGCAGAAGCACATGGCGGAACACTCAGCGTATCAAGTACAGTGGGCAAAGGCTCCGTATTAACGCTCATTCTTCCTCTTTATTTGGAAAACTAA
- a CDS encoding response regulator transcription factor: MEKPHILIVEDEEKLSRVLQLELEYESYSTKVVADGNTALNLITDEKWDLVLLDIMLPELSGMEVLRRVRRFDESTPIILLTARDEVYDKVNGLDQGANDYITKPFQIEELLARIRAQLRQPKKTVVRQHEELGVGDLIVDVESREIRREKQPIELTPREFDLLVYLLQNKNVVLTRDQLIEHVWGFDYFGDTNVVDVYIRYLRQKVDKPFDQAYIQTVRGVGYTIKEHN, from the coding sequence ATGGAGAAACCACACATACTGATTGTGGAAGATGAAGAAAAACTGAGCAGGGTGCTGCAGCTGGAGTTGGAATATGAAAGTTACAGCACCAAAGTTGTCGCCGATGGAAACACAGCGTTGAACCTTATAACGGATGAAAAGTGGGATCTTGTCCTGCTGGATATAATGCTTCCGGAACTGAGCGGGATGGAGGTACTGCGGCGCGTGCGGCGGTTTGACGAATCGACACCCATTATACTGCTCACAGCACGGGATGAGGTTTATGATAAAGTGAACGGGCTAGACCAGGGTGCGAACGACTACATTACCAAGCCGTTTCAAATTGAGGAATTGCTTGCGCGAATCAGAGCACAACTGCGCCAGCCTAAGAAAACCGTTGTCCGGCAGCATGAGGAACTGGGGGTTGGTGATCTGATCGTTGATGTTGAATCAAGAGAAATCCGGCGGGAGAAACAGCCGATTGAACTCACGCCAAGGGAATTCGATCTGCTTGTCTATCTGCTGCAAAATAAAAATGTTGTACTTACCAGAGATCAACTGATTGAACATGTCTGGGGTTTTGATTATTTCGGGGATACGAATGTGGTAGATGTTTATATCCGGTATTTGCGTCAAAAGGTCGATAAGCCTTTTGACCAGGCCTATATACAAACCGTCCGTGGGGTCGGTTATACGATAAAGGAACATAATTGA
- a CDS encoding VOC family protein: MLALDHIVVAARDPEKAAEDFGKEHNITVTEGGRHANWGTYNYLAYLRNDCYIEWIGIFDETTAAKSDNPLIHLLFRELAEGHEAPIQIALRTDQMDGNIKNLDELEIPYTGPVPGSRKRPDGSLLEWRMLFPEREQQVLPFLIEWGEIKNTPQNPKLINDKIISTVSVPTTDSDSLAPIYQLNFDNQTAKLNNAELKLSDEFHFSIG; the protein is encoded by the coding sequence ATGCTTGCACTTGATCATATTGTCGTTGCTGCCAGAGATCCCGAGAAGGCAGCTGAAGATTTTGGAAAAGAACACAATATTACCGTGACTGAAGGCGGCCGGCACGCGAACTGGGGAACTTACAACTATCTTGCTTATTTGCGTAATGACTGCTATATAGAATGGATCGGTATTTTTGATGAAACAACCGCAGCCAAATCAGATAATCCTTTAATCCACTTGCTTTTCCGGGAGCTGGCAGAAGGTCATGAAGCGCCTATTCAAATTGCGCTGCGGACTGATCAAATGGATGGAAACATTAAAAATCTGGATGAGCTTGAGATCCCGTATACCGGACCAGTCCCCGGCAGCCGCAAACGGCCGGACGGAAGCCTGTTGGAATGGCGGATGCTTTTTCCTGAAAGAGAGCAACAGGTTTTGCCTTTTCTGATTGAATGGGGTGAAATTAAAAATACACCGCAAAATCCGAAACTGATTAATGACAAAATAATCAGCACAGTTTCGGTGCCCACGACAGACTCTGACTCGCTCGCACCCATTTATCAATTGAATTTTGACAATCAAACAGCCAAGTTGAATAATGCAGAATTGAAGCTTTCTGATGAATTCCACTTTTCGATTGGCTAA
- a CDS encoding ArsR/SmtB family transcription factor: MTQDVCDVTCINEEKVNHVKHELNKQSIDTVIGLYKLLADRNRLQIASALLVEQELCVCDLANIIGATTATTSHHLRKLHKVGIATFRKEGKLVYYSLSDEHNMKQVITQGFLHGKEESVHVI, from the coding sequence ATGACTCAAGACGTTTGTGATGTAACCTGTATCAATGAGGAAAAAGTTAACCATGTCAAACACGAACTGAATAAACAGTCGATTGACACAGTCATCGGATTATATAAACTTTTGGCAGACCGAAACAGACTTCAGATAGCGTCGGCACTATTAGTGGAACAAGAACTATGCGTCTGTGACCTTGCCAATATTATCGGCGCAACAACCGCCACAACTTCTCACCATTTGCGGAAACTCCACAAGGTCGGAATTGCCACATTCCGCAAAGAGGGGAAGCTCGTCTATTACTCATTGTCAGATGAACACAACATGAAACAAGTCATCACACAAGGCTTCCTTCATGGAAAGGAGGAAAGCGTCCATGTCATCTGA
- a CDS encoding heavy metal translocating P-type ATPase, translated as MERRKASMSSEQQTYRLNGISCANCAQTFENNVKEINGVQDANVHFATSKIDVVGKASITDIEKAGSFENIKVIKENAEPEKEPFWMHHDKVLLASLLIVFGFIANIMFGNSHYLPNVLYGLSAFVGGLSLFKAGLINLWKFRFDMKTLMTIAVIGAAIIGEWREAAVVVILFAISESLESYSMDKARSSIRSLMKISPNKARIRRNSSEQTLAVEEIMVGDIMLVKPGERIAMDGTIMSGFSSINQASITGESIPAEKTHGDDVFAGTINQNGFLEIEVTKRAEDTTIAKIIHMVEEAQEERAPAQAFIDRFAAYYTPAIIAIAALVAVIPPLFVGLWSTWVYQGLAVLVVGCPCALVVSTPVAIVTAIGNAARNGVLIKGGIHLEQIGAIKKIAFDKTGTLTQGTPQVTDVHFFTDEHDKALSCLKGLESKSNHPLAKAIMNYMDDEHQDMPSADIQSFTTVHGKGIQGEIEGESVYAGSPDFFKNVPAEQIKNYQKAGKTVMLCGTDDELLMAVALRDEPRSESKTVIQKLHDLGIKQTYMLTGDHAQTANALKDDLKLTDVKANLLPEDKLSFIKTQDGNIAMIGDGINDTPALAASKVGIAMGSAGTDSALETADVALMGDDLKKLPYTVKLSRKALGIIKQNISFAIGIKILALLLVIPGWLTLWIAIFADMGATLLVTLNALRLMKIK; from the coding sequence ATGGAAAGGAGGAAAGCGTCCATGTCATCTGAACAGCAAACATACCGGCTTAACGGTATATCATGTGCCAACTGTGCACAGACATTTGAAAACAATGTAAAAGAAATTAATGGCGTACAGGATGCAAACGTCCATTTTGCCACGTCAAAAATTGATGTCGTCGGAAAAGCATCCATTACCGATATTGAAAAAGCCGGATCATTTGAAAATATTAAAGTTATCAAGGAGAATGCGGAACCTGAAAAAGAACCTTTCTGGATGCACCATGATAAGGTCCTGCTCGCATCACTGCTGATTGTTTTCGGTTTCATTGCCAATATCATGTTTGGCAATTCACATTACCTGCCGAATGTGCTCTACGGATTATCAGCATTTGTCGGCGGTTTAAGCCTGTTTAAAGCCGGCCTGATCAATCTGTGGAAATTCCGCTTTGATATGAAAACATTGATGACGATTGCTGTGATTGGAGCTGCCATCATCGGTGAATGGCGTGAAGCCGCAGTCGTCGTTATTCTTTTTGCCATCAGTGAATCTTTGGAATCGTATTCGATGGACAAAGCGCGTTCATCGATCCGCTCGTTGATGAAAATTTCACCGAATAAAGCACGCATCAGACGAAACAGCAGCGAACAGACGTTAGCTGTCGAGGAGATCATGGTTGGTGACATCATGCTTGTCAAGCCGGGTGAACGGATCGCGATGGACGGCACGATTATGAGCGGATTTTCATCCATCAATCAGGCATCGATCACCGGAGAGTCCATCCCCGCGGAAAAAACACACGGTGATGACGTTTTTGCGGGAACGATTAATCAGAACGGCTTTCTGGAAATCGAAGTAACGAAAAGAGCAGAAGATACGACCATCGCAAAAATCATCCATATGGTTGAAGAAGCACAGGAAGAACGGGCGCCGGCTCAAGCATTCATTGACCGATTTGCCGCCTACTACACACCGGCCATAATTGCTATTGCTGCATTAGTCGCTGTTATTCCGCCTCTATTCGTTGGTCTATGGAGTACGTGGGTTTATCAGGGGCTTGCGGTACTCGTTGTCGGATGCCCGTGCGCACTTGTTGTATCTACTCCGGTTGCTATCGTAACAGCAATCGGCAATGCGGCCCGTAACGGGGTTCTGATCAAAGGCGGTATTCACCTCGAACAAATCGGTGCGATCAAGAAAATCGCATTCGATAAAACAGGTACACTGACACAAGGAACACCACAGGTTACGGACGTTCACTTTTTCACCGATGAACATGATAAAGCGCTCAGCTGCCTGAAAGGGCTGGAGTCTAAATCGAATCATCCGCTGGCAAAAGCAATCATGAACTACATGGATGATGAGCATCAAGATATGCCATCAGCAGATATTCAATCCTTCACCACGGTCCACGGCAAAGGCATTCAGGGTGAAATTGAGGGCGAATCGGTTTACGCCGGCTCCCCTGATTTCTTTAAAAACGTACCGGCCGAACAGATTAAGAACTATCAAAAAGCAGGTAAAACTGTCATGTTATGCGGTACAGATGACGAGCTGTTGATGGCTGTTGCACTGCGCGATGAACCGCGGTCCGAAAGTAAAACAGTCATTCAGAAATTACATGATCTCGGAATCAAGCAGACCTACATGCTGACGGGAGATCATGCACAGACCGCCAATGCCTTAAAAGACGACTTGAAACTGACCGATGTAAAAGCAAATCTTTTGCCTGAAGATAAACTAAGCTTCATCAAAACACAGGACGGGAATATTGCCATGATTGGTGATGGCATTAATGATACCCCGGCGCTGGCAGCATCCAAAGTCGGTATCGCTATGGGTTCTGCCGGAACAGACAGCGCACTGGAAACAGCTGATGTTGCCTTAATGGGTGACGACTTAAAAAAGTTACCTTACACCGTTAAACTGAGCCGCAAAGCACTGGGCATCATCAAACAAAATATAAGCTTTGCAATCGGTATTAAAATTCTTGCCCTTCTGCTTGTTATCCCCGGCTGGCTGACATTATGGATTGCCATTTTTGCCGATATGGGAGCAACGTTGCTTGTTACATTGAACGCATTAAGACTTATGAAAATTAAATGA
- a CDS encoding thioredoxin family protein, whose product MKHIDTEQQFNEIIQSDAPVIVKFFADWCPDCKRMDMFIGDVMDEFKNYDWYEINSDEVEGIAQKYEVMGIPSILIFKDGEKLAHQHSADTKTPESVTEFLHQQLA is encoded by the coding sequence ATGAAACATATTGATACAGAACAGCAATTCAACGAGATTATTCAATCGGATGCACCTGTTATCGTAAAGTTTTTTGCAGATTGGTGCCCGGACTGCAAACGCATGGATATGTTCATCGGTGATGTCATGGATGAATTTAAGAACTATGACTGGTATGAGATTAACAGTGACGAAGTGGAAGGCATTGCTCAGAAATATGAAGTAATGGGGATCCCAAGCATTTTGATTTTTAAAGATGGCGAAAAGCTTGCCCATCAGCATAGCGCTGATACGAAGACACCGGAATCGGTGACCGAATTTCTGCATCAGCAATTGGCATAA
- a CDS encoding DUF368 domain-containing protein — translation MEWKNIYRGLLMGASDVIPGVSGGTIAVLLGIYERLIAAINGFMSKDWKKQLGFLIPLGIGILTAIFLLSNVIEWLFDNYPGPTKFFFLGLILGVLPYLFHKADAKNKFRAKHIILLVIGAVIVGSMAFLQASEGPVIENITTSTYIMLFFSGFIASSALVLPGISGSLMLMIMGVFTTVIGAVSNLQLDIIAVVGVGIVLGIVFMSKIVNFFLNNYYTGTFAVIIGMVIGSVFVVFPGWPTEGLLVLVSIVTFASGLAAAYLLGKVEYE, via the coding sequence ATGGAATGGAAAAATATTTACCGTGGTCTGCTTATGGGTGCAAGTGATGTCATCCCTGGTGTGAGCGGGGGGACAATCGCTGTTCTGCTCGGCATCTATGAACGGCTGATTGCAGCTATCAACGGGTTTATGAGCAAGGATTGGAAAAAACAATTGGGCTTTTTGATTCCGCTGGGCATTGGAATTTTAACGGCTATATTTTTACTGAGTAATGTGATTGAGTGGCTGTTTGATAATTATCCGGGGCCGACGAAATTTTTCTTTTTGGGGCTGATTTTGGGTGTGCTTCCCTATTTATTCCATAAAGCGGATGCAAAGAATAAATTTCGGGCAAAACATATTATATTGCTTGTAATAGGTGCTGTGATCGTTGGTTCCATGGCATTTCTGCAGGCCAGTGAGGGACCTGTTATTGAAAATATAACCACCTCTACTTATATCATGTTGTTTTTTTCAGGATTTATTGCCAGCAGTGCATTGGTTCTGCCGGGTATCAGCGGCTCGCTAATGCTTATGATTATGGGGGTGTTCACAACGGTCATCGGTGCAGTCAGTAATTTGCAGCTTGATATTATTGCCGTCGTCGGTGTTGGAATCGTTCTCGGTATTGTTTTCATGAGCAAAATTGTTAACTTCTTTTTAAATAACTATTATACCGGAACATTTGCCGTTATTATCGGCATGGTAATCGGTTCTGTTTTCGTTGTGTTTCCGGGCTGGCCGACAGAAGGATTGCTGGTGTTAGTGAGTATAGTGACGTTTGCATCGGGATTGGCTGCAGCTTATTTGCTCGGAAAAGTTGAATACGAGTAA